One window from the genome of Erwinia sorbitola encodes:
- the lpxC gene encoding UDP-3-O-acyl-N-acetylglucosamine deacetylase, protein MIKQRTLKRIVQTTGVGLHTGKKVTLTLRPASANTGVIYRRTDLNPPVDFPADAKSVRDTMLCTCLVNEHDVRISTVEHLNAALAGLGIDNIVVEVNAPEIPIMDGSAAPFIYLLMDAGIEELNCAKKFVRIKQPVRVEDGDKWAELSPHNGFTLDFTIDFNHPAIDSSSQRYSMDFSAEAFARQISRARTFGFMRDIEALQSRGLCLGGSFDCAIVVDDYRVLNEDGLRFEDEFVRHKMLDAIGDLYMCGHNIIGAFTAFKSGHALNNKLLQAVLAKQEAWEWATFEDEAALPVKFKAPNLVLA, encoded by the coding sequence ATGATCAAACAACGGACATTAAAACGTATTGTTCAGACGACTGGCGTCGGTTTACACACCGGCAAAAAAGTCACGCTGACCTTACGCCCTGCGTCGGCTAATACCGGGGTCATCTATCGTCGCACTGACTTGAATCCACCGGTAGATTTCCCGGCTGATGCCAAATCCGTGCGTGATACCATGCTCTGTACTTGCCTGGTTAATGAGCATGACGTGCGTATTTCTACAGTCGAACATCTGAACGCAGCCCTTGCGGGACTCGGTATTGATAATATTGTGGTGGAAGTGAACGCGCCTGAAATTCCTATTATGGATGGCAGCGCCGCACCCTTTATCTATCTGCTGATGGACGCAGGCATTGAAGAGTTGAATTGCGCTAAGAAATTTGTCCGCATCAAGCAGCCTGTCCGGGTTGAAGATGGTGACAAATGGGCAGAGCTTTCGCCGCATAATGGTTTTACTTTGGATTTCACCATTGATTTTAACCATCCGGCTATCGACTCCAGCTCACAGCGCTATAGCATGGACTTTTCTGCGGAAGCTTTTGCCCGTCAGATCAGCCGTGCTCGTACTTTCGGCTTTATGCGTGACATCGAAGCATTGCAGTCCCGTGGCCTGTGCCTTGGTGGCAGCTTTGACTGTGCAATCGTGGTGGATGACTACCGCGTATTGAACGAAGATGGCCTGCGCTTTGAAGACGAATTTGTACGTCACAAAATGCTGGATGCGATCGGTGACCTGTACATGTGTGGCCATAATATTATTGGTGCGTTTACCGCATTCAAATCTGGTCACGCGCTGAACAACAAGCTGTTACAGGCTGTTCTGGCGAAACAGGAAGCCTGGGAATGGGCAACGTTTGAAGACGAAGCTGCACTCCCGGTGAAATTCAAAGCTCCAAACCTGGTTCTGGCATAA
- a CDS encoding DUF721 domain-containing protein, whose protein sequence is MRDSRPQSIDSFFDMAQDQSVLQNVQQRAIALNKLNRAVQGVIPAQLHPWCRVANFRQGILVIETANASWLMRLRYEQSSLLSALRAQILPSLTSIDIRINPSLAAKGQESVQENNTQAKAAEKPPMRQLSEQSAEILRGVASQSPEKLKKILERLASLAGEGTSSTSR, encoded by the coding sequence ATGCGAGATAGTCGCCCACAATCAATTGATAGTTTTTTCGATATGGCTCAGGATCAGAGCGTGCTGCAAAACGTGCAGCAACGAGCTATTGCCCTGAACAAGCTGAATCGCGCAGTGCAGGGAGTTATTCCTGCCCAACTGCATCCCTGGTGCCGTGTGGCAAATTTTCGCCAGGGGATTCTGGTTATCGAAACGGCTAATGCCAGCTGGTTGATGCGCTTACGCTATGAACAATCCAGCCTGCTATCAGCTTTACGTGCGCAGATATTACCATCATTGACGTCAATCGACATCAGGATAAATCCTTCGCTGGCTGCAAAAGGTCAGGAATCTGTACAAGAAAACAACACTCAGGCTAAGGCAGCTGAGAAACCGCCGATGAGACAGCTAAGTGAACAAAGTGCAGAGATTTTACGCGGTGTCGCGAGCCAGAGCCCGGAAAAACTGAAGAAGATATTAGAACGACTGGCCTCACTGGCCGGAGAGGGTACCAGCTCAACCAGTCGTTAA
- the secM gene encoding secA translation cis-regulator SecM, with protein sequence MIGILNRWRQFGRRYFWPHLLLGMVAASLGLPHASAHDRTTLAETSSRSLNIGTAARFDSLALLECARRPSFSVDYWHQHAIRTVIRHLSFTLTPAVSPVTEAEQPLEAHKLALLDTLNALLTHEAKPPVIIRYTAQRQVEATPRHQTGLWLAQVQGIRAGPFSSLNS encoded by the coding sequence GTGATCGGTATTCTTAATCGTTGGCGACAATTTGGCAGACGCTATTTCTGGCCGCATCTCCTTTTGGGGATGGTCGCGGCGAGTCTTGGGCTGCCTCATGCTTCAGCGCACGATCGCACTACCTTAGCAGAAACCTCGTCACGAAGCCTGAATATTGGCACTGCTGCGCGTTTTGATAGTCTTGCGCTGCTTGAGTGCGCGCGGCGTCCTTCGTTCAGCGTCGATTACTGGCATCAGCATGCCATACGCACGGTTATCCGCCATCTGTCATTTACCCTGACTCCGGCGGTTTCACCCGTTACTGAAGCTGAACAGCCTCTTGAAGCCCATAAGCTGGCGCTGCTGGACACGCTTAACGCACTGCTGACCCACGAAGCGAAACCGCCGGTCATCATCCGCTATACGGCACAACGTCAGGTTGAAGCCACACCTCGTCATCAAACCGGCCTTTGGCTGGCGCAGGTTCAGGGCATCCGCGCCGGGCCTTTCTCATCTCTTAATTCATAA
- the secA gene encoding preprotein translocase subunit SecA — protein MLIKLLTKVFGSSNDRTLRRMRKTVELINKMEPDFEKLSDDELKAKTVEFRARLEKGEVLENLIPEAFATVREASKRVFAMRHFDVQLLGGMVLNDRCIAEMRTGEGKTLTATLPAYLNALSGQGVHVVTVNDYLAQRDAENNRPLFEFLGLSIGINLPGMPAPAKRAAYAADITYGTNNEYGFDYLRDNMAFSPEDRVQRKLNYALVDEVDSILIDEARTPLIISGPAEDSSELYIKVNKIIPKLIRQEKEDSDSFQGEGHFSVDEKSRQVHLTERGLVAVEELMVSEGIMDEGESLYSPGNIMMMHHVTAALRAHVLFTRDVDYIVKDGEVIIVDEHTGRTMQGRRWSDGLHQAVEAKEGVEIQNENQTLASITFQNYFRLYNKLAGMTGTADTEAFEFSSIYKLDTIVVPTNRPMVRKDLPDLVYMTELEKIGAIIEDIRERTANGQPVLVGTISIEKSEVVSNELTKAGIKHEVLNAKFHAREAEIVSQAGQPGAVTIATNMAGRGTDIVLGGSWQAEIAALEEPTAEQIEAIKSAWKIRHDAVLASGGLHIIGTERHESRRIDNQLRGRSGRQGDQGSSRFYLSMEDALMRIFASDRVTNMMRKLGMKPGEAIEHPWVTKAIANAQRKVESRNFDIRKQLLEYDDVANDQRRAIYSQRNELLDVSDVSETINSIREDVFKTTIDTYIPPQSLEEMWDIAGLQERLSNDFDLNLPLSEWLDKEPDLHEETLRERILEQAKEMYQRKEEIVGVEMMRNFEKGVMLQTLDSLWKEHLAAMDYLRQGIHLRGYAQKDPKQEYKRESFAMFSAMLESLKYEVISTLCKVQVRMPEEVEQMEEQRRQEAERLAQQQQLSHVDSETEAAQSIAEQGGERKVGRNDLCPCGSGKKYKQCHGRLA, from the coding sequence ATGTTAATCAAACTATTAACCAAAGTTTTTGGTAGCAGTAACGATCGTACGCTGCGCCGTATGCGCAAAACAGTAGAACTCATCAACAAAATGGAGCCGGATTTCGAGAAGCTGTCTGACGATGAGCTTAAAGCGAAAACCGTGGAGTTCCGCGCGCGTCTGGAAAAAGGCGAAGTGCTGGAGAACCTGATCCCCGAAGCCTTTGCTACCGTACGTGAAGCCAGTAAGCGCGTATTTGCCATGCGTCACTTCGATGTACAGCTGCTCGGCGGTATGGTTCTTAACGACCGCTGCATCGCAGAAATGCGTACAGGTGAAGGTAAAACCTTAACCGCAACGCTGCCAGCCTATCTTAACGCCTTGAGCGGCCAGGGCGTTCACGTGGTCACCGTCAACGATTATCTTGCCCAGCGTGATGCGGAAAACAACCGCCCTCTGTTTGAGTTCCTGGGTCTGAGCATCGGTATTAACCTGCCGGGCATGCCAGCTCCGGCTAAACGTGCTGCCTATGCTGCGGATATTACCTACGGTACCAACAACGAATACGGCTTTGACTACCTGCGCGACAACATGGCATTCAGCCCTGAAGATCGTGTACAGCGTAAGCTGAACTACGCGCTGGTGGATGAGGTGGATTCAATCTTAATCGATGAAGCCCGTACCCCGTTAATCATCTCCGGTCCAGCTGAAGACAGCTCTGAGCTGTATATCAAGGTCAACAAGATCATTCCTAAGCTGATCCGCCAGGAAAAAGAAGACTCAGACAGCTTCCAGGGCGAAGGGCACTTCTCTGTTGATGAGAAATCTCGCCAGGTACACCTGACTGAACGTGGTCTGGTTGCTGTAGAAGAGTTGATGGTTAGCGAAGGCATTATGGATGAAGGTGAGTCTCTCTACTCGCCGGGCAATATCATGATGATGCACCACGTAACAGCTGCATTACGCGCTCACGTGCTGTTTACCCGTGATGTTGACTACATCGTGAAAGATGGCGAAGTTATCATCGTTGATGAGCACACTGGCCGTACCATGCAGGGACGTCGCTGGTCTGATGGCCTGCATCAGGCGGTGGAAGCCAAAGAAGGCGTGGAAATCCAGAACGAGAACCAGACGCTGGCCTCAATCACCTTCCAGAACTATTTCCGCCTCTATAACAAACTGGCCGGGATGACCGGTACTGCTGACACTGAAGCTTTTGAATTCAGCTCCATCTATAAGCTGGATACCATCGTAGTGCCAACCAACCGTCCGATGGTGCGTAAAGATCTGCCAGACCTGGTCTATATGACTGAACTGGAGAAGATCGGTGCGATCATTGAAGACATCCGTGAGCGTACAGCTAACGGCCAGCCTGTGCTGGTAGGTACCATCTCGATCGAGAAATCCGAAGTGGTATCAAACGAACTGACGAAGGCGGGTATCAAGCACGAAGTACTGAACGCCAAGTTCCACGCCCGCGAAGCCGAGATTGTCTCACAGGCTGGTCAGCCGGGTGCTGTGACCATCGCTACAAACATGGCTGGTCGTGGTACCGACATCGTGCTGGGCGGTAGCTGGCAGGCAGAGATTGCTGCCCTGGAAGAGCCTACAGCCGAGCAGATTGAAGCTATCAAGAGCGCGTGGAAAATTCGTCACGATGCAGTACTGGCCTCCGGTGGCCTGCATATTATTGGTACTGAGCGCCATGAGTCACGCCGTATCGATAACCAGCTGCGCGGCCGTTCAGGTCGTCAGGGTGACCAGGGTTCATCACGTTTCTATCTGTCCATGGAAGATGCCCTGATGCGTATCTTCGCCTCAGACCGCGTAACTAATATGATGCGTAAGCTGGGTATGAAGCCAGGTGAAGCGATTGAACATCCATGGGTGACCAAAGCTATTGCCAACGCGCAGCGTAAAGTGGAAAGCCGTAACTTCGATATCCGTAAGCAGCTGCTGGAATACGATGATGTGGCCAACGATCAACGCCGTGCCATCTACAGCCAGCGTAACGAACTGCTGGATGTGTCTGACGTATCTGAAACCATCAACAGCATTCGTGAAGACGTGTTCAAAACGACCATCGACACCTATATTCCGCCGCAGTCTCTGGAAGAGATGTGGGATATCGCCGGTCTTCAGGAGCGTCTGAGTAATGACTTCGACCTGAATCTGCCGCTCTCTGAATGGCTGGATAAAGAGCCGGATCTGCATGAAGAGACGCTGCGCGAGCGCATTCTTGAGCAGGCAAAAGAGATGTACCAGCGTAAAGAAGAGATCGTCGGTGTGGAAATGATGCGCAACTTCGAGAAAGGCGTCATGCTGCAAACGCTGGACTCCCTGTGGAAAGAGCACCTGGCGGCAATGGATTATCTGCGCCAGGGCATCCATCTGCGCGGCTATGCGCAGAAAGATCCTAAGCAGGAGTACAAACGTGAATCCTTCGCTATGTTTTCCGCGATGCTGGAGTCACTGAAGTATGAAGTGATCAGCACCCTGTGCAAAGTGCAGGTACGTATGCCGGAAGAAGTTGAGCAGATGGAAGAACAGCGTCGCCAGGAAGCTGAACGTCTGGCTCAACAGCAGCAGTTGAGCCATGTGGATTCTGAAACTGAAGCCGCGCAGTCTATTGCTGAACAGGGCGGTGAACGAAAAGTCGGGCGTAATGATCTGTGCCCGTGCGGTTCTGGTAAAAAATACAAACAGTGTCACGGTCGCCTGGCGTAA
- a CDS encoding prepilin peptidase: MNGYYFFLLALLGISVGSLLNVVTYRLPLMISNNALPAFNLWLPASHCTQCKKSVRWYDNLPLLSWWILKGRCRYCHLRISCRYPLTELSSLLLTLLCALLFPPGKLLLVLLPFSWLLLALILIDADCQLLPDILTLPLLWLGLLANTVGWLPQLPLPEAVTGAMLGYCGLALLSHGYRALTGKNALGLGDAKLLAALGAWLGWQLIPQLLLAASLGGICWVILGRLLYRRSISAPLAFGPFLAVAGWVLMVVQYR, encoded by the coding sequence ATGAATGGGTATTATTTCTTCTTGTTAGCACTGCTGGGGATAAGCGTTGGCAGTTTGCTGAATGTAGTCACCTACCGTCTGCCACTGATGATAAGCAACAATGCCTTACCAGCCTTTAACTTATGGCTGCCAGCCTCACACTGTACGCAATGCAAAAAGAGCGTGCGCTGGTATGACAATCTACCTTTACTAAGCTGGTGGATTCTTAAGGGACGCTGCCGCTACTGCCATCTGCGCATATCGTGCAGGTACCCTCTTACCGAGCTGTCATCATTATTACTGACACTGCTTTGTGCTCTGCTATTTCCTCCTGGGAAATTGCTGCTGGTACTGCTGCCATTTAGCTGGTTATTGCTGGCGTTGATATTAATAGATGCAGATTGTCAGCTGCTGCCGGATATCCTGACTCTGCCGCTGCTCTGGCTTGGGCTGCTGGCCAATACAGTGGGATGGTTGCCGCAGTTGCCGCTTCCAGAGGCGGTAACTGGAGCGATGCTGGGGTATTGCGGGTTGGCGCTACTGTCTCATGGCTATCGCGCGCTGACAGGTAAAAATGCTCTGGGGCTGGGAGACGCCAAACTACTGGCAGCGCTCGGTGCGTGGCTGGGCTGGCAGCTTATCCCACAGCTGCTGCTGGCAGCGTCACTGGGAGGGATTTGCTGGGTTATTCTCGGACGTCTGTTATACCGTCGCTCAATCAGTGCACCGCTGGCGTTTGGGCCTTTTCTTGCTGTCGCTGGCTGGGTGCTGATGGTGGTGCAATACCGCTAG
- a CDS encoding winged helix-turn-helix domain-containing protein: MYSVEQCEEILDIEHIEFNSLFTLDCQMNTLYVPCKSLAIPLSETQKRLLICLKNKINNKRDIINIVWYENHQCVRDNNYHQLVFQLRALLKRNQLPAKIIITVPYYGLKLNEPLMQKIELESLPDQSAIQPVSEKNTAGKDHITSLRQWFLNALR, encoded by the coding sequence ATGTATAGCGTTGAACAATGTGAAGAAATTCTCGACATTGAACATATTGAGTTCAATAGCCTTTTCACTCTGGACTGCCAGATGAATACACTTTACGTGCCATGTAAAAGCCTGGCTATACCGTTAAGTGAAACCCAAAAAAGACTGTTAATCTGCCTGAAAAACAAAATTAACAATAAGCGAGATATTATTAATATTGTTTGGTATGAGAATCATCAATGTGTTCGCGACAACAACTACCATCAATTGGTCTTTCAGCTGCGAGCCTTACTGAAACGAAATCAGTTACCGGCAAAAATTATTATCACTGTGCCTTACTACGGTTTGAAACTTAACGAGCCTTTAATGCAGAAAATAGAGCTGGAATCGCTGCCAGATCAAAGTGCAATCCAGCCGGTGAGTGAAAAAAATACGGCCGGAAAAGACCATATAACTTCGTTGCGTCAGTGGTTTCTGAACGCCTTGCGCTAG
- the ftsZ gene encoding cell division protein FtsZ codes for MFEPMELTNDAVIKVIGVGGGGGNAVEHMVRERIEGVEFFAVNTDAQALRKTAVGQTIQIGNGITKGLGAGANPEVGRNSAEEDREALRQALEGADMVFIAAGMGGGTGTGAAPVVAEVAKELGILTVAVVTKPFNFEGKKRMAFAEQGIAELSKHVDSLITIPNDKLLKVLGRGISLLDAFGAANDVLKGAVQGIAELITRPGLMNVDFADVRTVMSEMGYAMMGSGVACGEDRAEEAAEMAISSPLLEDIDLSGARGVLVNITAGFDLRLDEFETVGNTIRAFASDNATVVIGTSLDPEMNDELRVTVVATGIGMDKRPEITLVTNKQATQPLMDNRYQQHGMAPLPTEQKPAAKVVNDPGAQTNKEPDYLDIPAFLRKQAD; via the coding sequence ATGTTTGAACCTATGGAATTAACCAATGACGCGGTGATTAAAGTCATCGGCGTTGGTGGCGGCGGCGGTAATGCTGTTGAGCACATGGTGCGTGAACGTATCGAAGGTGTCGAGTTCTTCGCGGTAAATACCGATGCTCAGGCCCTGCGCAAAACTGCGGTGGGTCAGACCATTCAGATCGGCAATGGTATTACTAAAGGCCTCGGTGCGGGCGCAAACCCGGAAGTAGGGCGTAACTCAGCAGAAGAAGACCGTGAAGCACTGCGTCAGGCACTTGAAGGTGCAGACATGGTGTTTATCGCCGCAGGTATGGGCGGTGGTACCGGTACTGGCGCTGCACCAGTTGTCGCGGAAGTGGCGAAAGAGCTGGGTATCTTGACTGTTGCCGTTGTGACTAAGCCTTTCAATTTTGAAGGTAAGAAGCGCATGGCATTTGCTGAACAGGGTATCGCAGAGCTTTCTAAGCATGTCGATTCACTGATCACTATTCCTAACGACAAGCTGCTGAAAGTGCTTGGCCGAGGTATTTCTCTGCTGGACGCGTTTGGCGCGGCTAACGACGTGCTGAAAGGCGCGGTGCAGGGTATCGCAGAGCTGATCACCCGTCCTGGCCTGATGAACGTCGACTTTGCTGACGTGCGCACCGTGATGTCCGAGATGGGCTACGCGATGATGGGTTCTGGCGTTGCGTGTGGCGAAGACCGTGCGGAAGAAGCTGCTGAAATGGCGATTTCCAGCCCGCTGTTGGAAGATATTGACCTGTCAGGTGCACGTGGTGTGCTGGTTAACATCACTGCTGGCTTTGACCTGCGTCTGGATGAGTTCGAAACCGTGGGTAACACTATCCGTGCGTTCGCCTCTGACAACGCTACCGTTGTTATCGGTACTTCCCTTGACCCGGAAATGAACGATGAACTGCGTGTGACCGTGGTGGCAACGGGTATCGGCATGGACAAACGTCCAGAGATCACCCTGGTGACCAACAAACAGGCTACTCAGCCGCTGATGGACAACCGTTATCAGCAGCACGGTATGGCACCGCTGCCAACTGAACAGAAACCTGCTGCTAAAGTGGTTAACGATCCGGGTGCACAAACTAACAAAGAACCCGATTATCTTGATATTCCGGCCTTCTTGCGTAAGCAGGCAGACTAA